From a region of the Armatimonas rosea genome:
- a CDS encoding glycosyltransferase family 2 protein: MVTDALAPTLPTERSRPVSAPTYLLSVAIPVYNEKNTLLQILERIRAVPVPMEILLVDDGSTDGTRELLKNEVEGVWDNVRVLYHPQNRGKGAAIVTAIGAAAGDYLVVQDADLEYNPEDYPRLLAPLLSGEAQVVYGSRFAGKVENMQPANRLANFLLTTTANLLFPRARLTDEATCYKMFRMDVLRQFTLHSQRFDFCPEVTAKVLKRGIKIHELPIAYRARTLAQGKKIRPTDFLQAMLTLLKYRFFE, from the coding sequence ATGGTCACCGATGCCCTGGCTCCCACTCTTCCGACGGAGCGCTCACGCCCTGTGAGCGCTCCGACGTACTTGCTCTCGGTCGCGATTCCGGTCTACAACGAGAAGAACACGCTCCTGCAGATCCTGGAGCGCATCCGCGCTGTCCCGGTGCCGATGGAGATTCTTCTGGTCGATGACGGTAGCACCGATGGCACCCGTGAGCTCCTGAAAAATGAGGTCGAGGGGGTCTGGGACAATGTCCGCGTCCTTTACCACCCTCAAAACCGAGGCAAGGGCGCGGCGATTGTCACGGCGATCGGGGCGGCGGCGGGAGACTACCTCGTGGTCCAGGACGCCGACCTGGAGTACAACCCAGAAGACTACCCACGCCTGCTGGCTCCCCTGCTCTCCGGCGAGGCGCAAGTGGTCTATGGCTCGCGCTTCGCAGGGAAGGTCGAGAACATGCAGCCCGCCAACCGCCTCGCCAACTTCCTGCTGACCACCACCGCCAATCTCCTCTTTCCCCGTGCCCGTCTCACCGATGAGGCGACCTGCTACAAGATGTTTCGGATGGATGTCCTGCGGCAGTTTACGCTCCACTCCCAGCGCTTTGACTTCTGCCCCGAGGTCACCGCCAAGGTCCTCAAGCGTGGCATCAAGATCCACGAGCTCCCGATTGCGTACCGGGCACGCACCCTCGCCCAGGGAAAGAAGATCCGCCCCACAGACTTCCTTCAAGCAATGTTAACCCTGCTAAAATACCGGTTCTTCGAATAA
- a CDS encoding bifunctional diguanylate cyclase/phosphodiesterase, translating into MGLYSWQAQQQHDLERATQILKSEERHRAQGLLQLMDNSLKNFSEKESLQTELVTYLKHPTATMGDSLLGTAFEKTDLDAVWAFDDQGQVIYQRVKYSQTATSPLTPTQLRARLSMTRLAHFFVETPEGVLELRGATIHPTDDVIRASPIGGFLLVGRLWNEATCQQFAKLTGAEVSLSPTEHPPLPGLDKGKANLEIPLRSDDEIVAHLHLKFPMPLLTMQQEALRATPLWLFGFSSALILVLTIALYHWVSAPLKLLTSCLRADTSSPIESFQPDTQEVYELAGMVREFFWQRQIIQQDRDLLERRVGERTVELHSAMSSMSEMQARLQAVLANLPVVVFALDEKANVTFFEGRGMQSIGIKSSKVVGRSVFRRFHFREESEHGRRLLDVLSGEERAWTMPIGPRYFDVQCSPLRDSEQNILGVIGVALDVTDRVRFEDRLLHQAQHDALTGLPNRRLFQDRLEQALARGRRDGRQVAVLFLDLDNFKLVNDTLGHEAGDILLKQITKRITGVLGPHRLLARLGGDEFTILVEHFSTPQVVEQLAERIRVEMEESFQLEGQEVFGRASIGVVYSTPNSSVGEMLRKADIAMYRSKEEGKGRHTTFDESMNQHIQERLALESDLRHALSNDELTLCYQPIVSLVDGRLVGVEALARWHHPRLGPIAPTRFVNIAEEAGLSISLDYWVLRTASKQMGIWNQQLATPLSVSVNISTRQFQRTDLDKAVQMILSESQLSAKHLTLEITEGVMMQDPHGAASILQRLKALGVQIAVDDFGTGYSSMAYLSNLPLDTLKIDRSFISHMIEHKENAAIVEAIIHLARALSLKVTSEGVETAEQAAALRDLNCQQAQGYLFARPLTVLQMEQLFQQQASHRRAA; encoded by the coding sequence TTGGGTCTCTATTCCTGGCAGGCACAACAACAGCACGATCTTGAACGCGCCACACAGATCCTAAAGTCTGAGGAGCGTCACCGCGCTCAGGGGCTCCTCCAGCTCATGGACAACTCGCTCAAAAACTTTAGCGAGAAGGAGAGCCTCCAGACCGAGCTGGTCACTTACCTCAAACACCCCACCGCGACCATGGGGGATAGCCTGCTGGGGACGGCCTTTGAAAAAACGGACCTGGATGCGGTCTGGGCCTTTGATGACCAAGGACAGGTTATCTACCAGCGTGTCAAGTACAGCCAGACCGCAACGTCTCCCCTGACCCCCACACAGCTCCGTGCCCGGCTCAGCATGACCCGCCTCGCGCACTTCTTTGTCGAGACCCCTGAGGGTGTCCTCGAGCTGCGGGGGGCAACAATCCACCCCACCGACGATGTGATCCGTGCCAGCCCGATTGGAGGGTTTCTTCTCGTCGGGCGCCTCTGGAATGAGGCGACCTGCCAGCAGTTTGCGAAGCTCACGGGTGCAGAGGTGAGCCTCTCTCCCACAGAGCACCCACCCCTCCCCGGTCTAGACAAGGGCAAGGCCAACCTCGAGATCCCGCTTCGTAGCGACGATGAGATTGTCGCGCATCTCCACTTGAAGTTTCCCATGCCTCTGCTCACGATGCAGCAAGAGGCACTCCGGGCAACCCCTCTCTGGCTCTTTGGCTTCAGCTCCGCGCTCATCTTAGTCCTCACTATCGCCCTCTACCACTGGGTCAGTGCGCCGCTGAAGCTCTTAACCAGCTGTCTTCGTGCCGATACCAGCTCCCCCATTGAGAGCTTTCAGCCCGATACCCAGGAGGTCTATGAGCTGGCGGGGATGGTGCGGGAGTTCTTCTGGCAGCGGCAGATCATCCAGCAAGACCGTGACCTCCTGGAGCGGCGAGTGGGAGAGCGCACTGTCGAGCTCCACAGTGCCATGAGCTCCATGTCGGAGATGCAGGCACGGCTACAGGCTGTCCTTGCCAACCTCCCGGTGGTGGTCTTCGCCCTCGATGAGAAAGCCAACGTGACCTTCTTTGAAGGGCGCGGGATGCAGAGTATCGGTATTAAGTCCAGCAAGGTTGTCGGGCGCTCGGTCTTTCGGCGCTTCCACTTCCGCGAGGAATCGGAGCACGGACGCCGCCTGCTCGATGTCCTCTCGGGAGAGGAGCGCGCCTGGACCATGCCCATTGGGCCGCGGTACTTCGATGTCCAGTGTAGCCCCCTGCGCGATTCGGAACAAAATATCCTAGGCGTTATTGGAGTTGCCCTGGATGTCACAGACCGAGTGCGCTTCGAAGACCGCCTGCTCCACCAAGCACAGCACGATGCCCTCACTGGCCTGCCCAACCGCCGGCTCTTTCAGGACCGCCTGGAGCAAGCCCTCGCCCGTGGCCGCCGCGATGGTCGCCAAGTCGCCGTGTTGTTCCTGGATCTAGATAACTTTAAGCTGGTCAACGATACCCTGGGCCACGAAGCGGGCGATATCCTACTCAAGCAGATCACCAAGCGCATTACAGGGGTTCTCGGGCCTCATCGCCTGCTCGCCCGCCTTGGAGGCGATGAGTTCACGATCCTTGTGGAGCACTTCTCCACTCCTCAGGTCGTCGAGCAGCTCGCCGAGCGCATCCGTGTGGAGATGGAGGAGAGCTTCCAGCTAGAGGGCCAGGAGGTCTTTGGACGTGCCAGTATCGGTGTGGTCTACAGCACTCCCAACTCGTCGGTGGGTGAGATGCTCCGCAAGGCCGATATCGCCATGTACCGCTCCAAAGAAGAGGGCAAGGGGCGCCACACGACCTTTGACGAGAGCATGAACCAGCATATCCAAGAGCGCCTCGCCCTGGAGTCCGACCTGCGCCATGCCCTCAGCAACGACGAGCTCACGCTCTGCTATCAGCCCATTGTCTCGCTGGTGGATGGCCGGCTGGTGGGAGTCGAGGCCCTGGCACGCTGGCACCACCCCCGCCTTGGGCCGATCGCGCCGACACGCTTTGTCAATATCGCCGAGGAGGCAGGACTCTCTATCAGCCTCGACTACTGGGTCCTGCGTACCGCCAGCAAGCAGATGGGCATCTGGAACCAGCAGCTCGCCACCCCCTTGAGCGTCAGTGTCAATATCTCCACCCGCCAGTTCCAGCGCACCGACCTCGATAAAGCCGTCCAGATGATCCTCTCGGAGAGCCAGCTGAGTGCCAAGCACCTCACCCTGGAGATCACGGAGGGTGTGATGATGCAGGACCCCCACGGCGCAGCCAGCATCCTCCAGCGCCTGAAGGCCCTCGGCGTGCAGATCGCGGTCGATGACTTTGGAACCGGGTACTCGTCGATGGCCTACCTGAGTAACCTCCCCTTGGATACCTTGAAGATCGACCGCTCGTTTATCTCCCACATGATCGAGCATAAAGAGAATGCTGCGATTGTCGAGGCCATTATCCACCTGGCCCGCGCCCTCTCGTTGAAGGTGACCAGTGAGGGAGTTGAGACCGCGGAGCAGGCCGCCGCGCTGCGCGACTTGAACTGCCAGCAGGCACAAGGCTACCTCTTTGCGCGCCCGCTCACCGTGCTTCAGATGGAGCAGCTCTTCCAGCAGCAAGCGAGCCACAGACGGGCAGCGTAG